One part of the Haliotis asinina isolate JCU_RB_2024 chromosome 2, JCU_Hal_asi_v2, whole genome shotgun sequence genome encodes these proteins:
- the LOC137272564 gene encoding uncharacterized protein: protein MAGQRWNRLAIFRGLRPNMKKLCCCVWSEYQLVPPDEDWEDEDRLTEDERRSCVSERTLFLVSQHVGGGFQMLGLRLGLSYVSVERCTLSQSSPQMQIFAMLNTWRQRKGRRATVEVLVQALSDSMSVCTVDMPRVYKAIREM, encoded by the exons ATGGCAGGTCAAAGATGGAACAGGTTGGCAATCTTCAGAGGACTACGTCCCAACATGAAGAAGCTGTGCTGCTGTGTCTGGTCAGAATATCAG TTGGTGCCACCAGACGAGGACTGGGAGGACGAGGACCGCCTGACAGAAGATGAAAGAAGGTCGTGTGTGTCTGAGAGGACCCTGTTCCTGGTGTCTCAACATGTGGGCGGGGGTTTCCAGATGCTGGGCCTGAGATTGGGGTTATCGTATGTCAGTGTGGAGAGGTGCACGCTGTCACAGTCATCGCCTCAAATGCAGATATTCGCCATGCTGAACACATGGAGACAGCGGAAGGGTAGACGGGCAACTGTTGAAGTCCTGGTTCAAGCCCTGTCTGACAGCATGTCGGTCTGCACGGTGGACATGCCTCGTGTCTACAAGGCGATCCGTGAAATGTAA
- the LOC137272565 gene encoding uncharacterized protein has protein sequence MAGQRWNRLAIFRGLRPNMKKLCCCAWSEYQLVPPDEDWEDEDRLTEDERRSCVSERTLFLVSQHVGGGFQMLGLRLGLSYVSVERCTLSQSSPQMQIFAMLNTWRQRKGRRATVEVLVQALSDSMSVCTVDMPRVYKAIREM, from the exons ATGGCAGGTCAAAGATGGAACAGGTTGGCAATCTTCAGAGGACTACGTCCCAACATGAAGAAGCTGTGCTGCTGTGCCTGGTCAGAATATCAA TTGGTGCCACCAGACGAGGACTGGGAGGACGAGGACCGCCTGACAGAAGATGAAAGAAGGTCGTGTGTGTCTGAGAGGACCCTGTTCCTGGTGTCTCAACATGTGGGCGGGGGTTTCCAGATGCTGGGCCTGAGATTGGGGTTATCGTATGTCAGTGTGGAGAGGTGCACGCTGTCACAGTCATCGCCTCAAATGCAGATATTCGCCATGTTGAACACATGGAGACAGCGGAAGGGTAGACGGGCAACTGTTGAAGTCCTGGTTCAAGCCCTGTCTGACAGCATGTCGGTCTGCACGGTGGACATGCCTCGTGTCTACAAGGCGATCCGTGAAATGTAA